In Zunongwangia sp. HGR-M22, the sequence TTCTATAGATCGAGAACAGCTTTTTAAGCTTCAGAAAGACTAAAATATTTTAAAAAAGTATATTGAAGGTACTTATTTTCAATAAAAAAAGTTAACATCTTTTTAAACAAGATACTTTTTATCATTCTATTTTGTAATGCTGCATTTTTGTCGGCCCAACACCAGTTGAATGCTATTCAGCTTAATCTGCCCAAAACTGTACATTGGGAATCTAAACCGGCACGTTTTAAACAAGATTCTACGCAACGCATTCAGGCTTGGTTTAAAAAAGATAAGCAAGGAGAAAAAGCTATAGCCATAATTATTTACAGCCAAGATAAAAATATAATGAGTACCGATTTTAAAGGTACTCAACAAGCTGCGATTAATGATTTAAAATATGGTGAAAAAGTAAGTTTGATTACCGAAAAGCAACTTGAAAACAAGTACCCATTCGCGCTTTATAGAGTCATTTTAAAAAAGAAAGAAAAAGGTAAACCCGGTTCTTATTTAATGGCTATACTAGAAACTGAAAATAGCATTCATACCATCTTTGCACGGCAAAAAGATATAGAATTATCGAATCAATTTATAGAAACTTGGAGCACTATATTAGAACATCCTAGTATTCAAATGGCAAAAAATGAAGCACTAACAAAAACTCAAATTACTTTACATAGCTCTGAAAAAAATGCGCTACAAAATGAAGTCGTGCAAAAGCAATTACTAAAACGCATTCAAGGTAGATTTGGTAATCATTTTTTAATAAAACCTAAAAAATTTTCACCTAAAGAAGGGAAAATAATTCTTGAACTTATCGGAAATTATACTCCCGATTCAATAAGAGAAAATTTAACTAAAGCTAATTCGTTTCAATTGCTTCCGCTATACAGAGGTAAAA encodes:
- a CDS encoding SecDF P1 head subdomain-containing protein is translated as MNAIQLNLPKTVHWESKPARFKQDSTQRIQAWFKKDKQGEKAIAIIIYSQDKNIMSTDFKGTQQAAINDLKYGEKVSLITEKQLENKYPFALYRVILKKKEKGKPGSYLMAILETENSIHTIFARQKDIELSNQFIETWSTILEHPSIQMAKNEALTKTQITLHSSEKNALQNEVVQKQLLKRIQGRFGNHFLIKPKKFSPKEGKIILELIGNYTPDSIRENLTKANSFQLLPLYRGKKYASFQKKVTKLLAAEGKEIQAKTDSRLAYFARLPKESNLLTEIQQLVAKQNFAKGIKLQTGPEMGSNAILLYLIDSRKEVVDQTHILKVAATFNYRQYPSVQITFDRQGTENIARWTQNNAPQYLAFSINDKIWSAPFVNQTIPGGRLEITGGFTVADTEKIKDLLNDTYPIPIRVEEVRVIKN